The following is a genomic window from Pecten maximus chromosome 19, xPecMax1.1, whole genome shotgun sequence.
TTATTACATCAGTGACATCTACAGAATTTGAAGAACTAGCACCCACGTCTTCCCCGGGGACAGCTGTCATGGTCACGTTAAACGTAGCACCCGGCACCAGTACCATTCCAATACTAGAATTCGGCTTCATAGCAGTCGCCACAGATAACGAAGGTAAGCATattccaaaataaatataaataacgcATAGCGAGAGCTGTAAATAAGGTAAACATAACGCCTAGTGACAGTTGTAAATAAGATAAACACAACGTCTAGTGACAGTTGTAAATAAGATAAACACAACGTCTAGTGACAGTTGTAAATAAGGTAAACACAACGCCTAGTGACGGTAGTCAATAAGGTAATCACAGCCCTAGTGGCGGAAGTAAATAAGGTACATACAAGGCCTAGTGACGGTagtaaataagaaaaaaacacaaagtCACGTAACAGTAGTAACTTAGAAAAACACAACCCTTAGTGACAGCAGCAATTCAGGTAAAAAACTAGTGACGGAAGTTAATAAGGTAAACACAACGCCTAGTGCCGGCATTTGATAAGGTAAACACAACGCCTAGTGACGGTAGTAACTAAGGTAAACACAACGTCTAGTGACAGTAGTAAATAAGGTAAACACAACGTCTAGTGACAGTAATAAATAAGGTAAACACAACGCCTAGTGACAATAGTAAATAAGGTAAACACAACGCCTAGTGACGGTAGTAAATAAGGTAATCACAACCCTAGTGACGGTAGtaaataagaaaaaacacaAAGTCTCGTAACAGTAGTAACTTAGAAAAACACAAGCCTTAGTGACAGCAGCAATTCAGGTAAAAAAACTAGTGACAGAAGTTAATAAGGTAAACACAACGTCTAGTGACGGCAGTTGATAAGGTAAACACAACGTCTAGTGACGGTAGTAAATAAGGTAAACACAAAGCCTAGTGACGGTAGTTACTAAGGTAAACACAACGTCTAGTGACGGTAGTAGCTAAGGTACACACAACGCCTAATGACAGTAGTAAATAAGTCAATATTCAATTGTGTTTGTTTACTTTCGATTTAATAAGTAATTACTATCAATGCTAATGCTATATTTAATGTATTCGATGTTGAATCTCCTCCAGACTGTCAAGGAAAAAACGAGGAAACGATAGAATTGGAAATTGGTGGCGAACTAACTATTTCATCAGGGAATTTTCCTTCCCACTATGATAATGAGTAAGTGtcaaaatagaaatagaaaacACAATAATATACAACTTGAATTGATTACTACTTAAATAAAAATCCCCATTACATAAGTACGCGGTACAATAGTTATAATATTGTAGTCACTCATATCTGTGTATTGTAATAAGTCATGTCCTTGTATTGTAGAAagtcatatatgtatattgtaggGACCTAAGGCCGTGTATTGTAGCcagtcatgtctgtgtattgtagtgAGTCATGTCTTTCTGTTATAGTGAGTCACGTGTGTGTGTTGTAGTGAGTCACACGTGTATGTTGTAGTGAGTCAAGGCCATGTATTGTAGTTAGTCGtgtctgtgtattgtagtgAGTCATGTCGGTGTATTGTACTGATTCATATCTGTGTATTGTAGTGAGTCATGCCTATGTATTGTAGTGAGACATGTATTTCTGTTCTAATTAGTGATATCTTGGTGTTGTATTCAGTCATTTCTGGTTATAATCATTCATTTCTGTGTATTGTAGCGAGTCATGTCTATGTATTGTAGAGAGTCATGTCAGTGTATTGTAGTGAGCATGTCTGTGTATTTTAATGAGTCATGTCCGTGTATTGTACTGAttcatgtctgtgtattgtagtgagtcatgtctgtgtattgtagtgAGTCATGTCTGTGTGTTGTAGTGAGttatgtctgtgtattgtagtgagtcatgtctgtgtattgtaaggagtcatgtctgtgtattgtaatgagtcatgtctgtgtattgtattgagtcatgtctgtgtattgtagtgattcatgtatgtgtattgtattgaatcatgtctgtgtattgtagtcagtcatgtctgtgtattattgttagtcatgtctgtgtattgtaaTGAGtcatgtatgtgtgttgtagTGAGttatgtctgtgtattgtagtgAGTCATGTCTGTGCATTGCAGTgagtcatgtctgtgtattgtagtgagtcatgtctgtgtgttgtagtgagtcatgtctgtgtattgttatgagtcatgtctgtgtattgtagtgATTCATGTCTGTGTGTTGTAGTGTATCATGTCTGTGTGTTCTAGTTAGTCATATCTAGGTGTTGTATTTAGTTATTTCTGGTTGTTGTAGTCATTCATTTTAGTGTATTGGAGTCAGTCATGTCCGAGAATTGTAGTCAGTTATGCTTGTGTACTATATTCCGtcatgtgttttattttatagcCATGTCTGTATTTTCATCGTCATTCCCAAGAACGGAAGAGCTCTATCCCTGAACGTTGTTTACATGTTAACTGAGAGCTTTCAGTGTCCTGAAGCTGATCCAGTAACATTGACATTTGgtactgtataattgtattGATATCTTGATCTCTTTACTCGCTATTTGTAAGTCTTTTAAACTTATAATGTTTATTATGGTATGTATCACTTAGCggtttaaactttaaaaaaatgccATCGACAATTTCACAGACTTTTCATCTATATTATACGAAATACCTAAATgcttaatattttcaaaaaatagaaattgatGTAGACTATTTTATTGGCATCCATCgcaattttcattttacttcAAGACTAAATAAAAAGAGATATAACAAGTTAAGAAACGGTATCGACTAGTAAGGGCAATCAAATGAGTTgtaacatttacataaaattatgcagtagttacctcccttcgtcAATTACTGAGAAACTTTTCATAAAATCACACATTTGAAATTTAAACCTGCTGAAAACTGTAAGTTAATTTTTGAAAGTCAATCTTATGCATACATTTGATAACTTATCGCCCCCAGCCTACTATAGACAAAACTTCAATACGCTTGGCATGTTCGTTATAAGACTGAatgttaaagaggcttgcccgcagagagatcagaaaaattcgctaatagaaaaagatttttttacacatgacagattgttggaattgttgagtttttcattttattttccttataaaacgctgaaaagttatatgaaaacctcattttttaaatattatttatttaatcgcaacccgcaat
Proteins encoded in this region:
- the LOC117318137 gene encoding uncharacterized protein LOC117318137 — translated: MHSIICDEIPIAGLSCEWDIVAVSNSTIIAVEFTTTSLESADPANNRAEFKDDNGVVITSVTSTEFEELAPTSSPGTAVMVTLNVAPGTSTIPILEFGFIAVATDNEDCQGKNEETIELEIGGELTISSGNFPSHYDNDHVCIFIVIPKNGRALSLNVVYMLTESFQCPEADPVTLTFGTV